The genomic interval AGGTTCGCAAATGGGATTGATTATAAGTAGTAAATTTAATAAGTTTATTTTGCAACCAAAAGCCAGCAATAAAACCTACAAACGAGCTTCTTATCCATGGAATTTTTGCTACAGAAGCTTTAAATGAAACTCCAGGTAGTGTAAAGTGGTTAGATTGCATCCATACATAGGCACTTGGAAACGAACGTCCCCAATCTTTTTCTATATAGCCCCTTCCATTATTAAAATCAATGTGTTTATTATTTAAAAGGACATGGCCCGTAATGGAGAGGTCCATGCTTACGATTCCGTGATAGCATTCCATAAAAGGAACAAATGCAAAAGGCCCCATGATACCAGGTGAATACCAAGGTTTGGGCCAGGGTACATTTCCTGAAAACTTTAATGCTGCTTTAATATCAGGAAGATTCAGCTCGATACTTTGTTCGGAAAAATAACTGTTTCCGATTTCAATTTGAAACTGATATGGAGTTGCTTTAAAATCTTTTGCATCAAACCTATAATAATTAGCATTTTCATTTTTACCATCTAATATTTGAATAAATGCTTGTTGGTTTCCAGCTTCATCCATTGCGATCCCCGGAATAAATGCAAAAGCAGCAGTCTCTGAGGCATTTATAATTTTGTAATACCACCCTTCAAAGTAATTTCGATTTTTACCCCAACCTTGAAATTGTTCGGGATTAAAAAATGCTTTAATTTTGGGAAGAATCATGTATTGACATTACTTTAAATGGAATATGCGAATTTAATAAAATTATTTATAATTCAGTCTTGTAATTTTTTCTCGATATTATCCCTATAAAAATTATCTGCATCTAAAAGTATAATTAAAATATAGCTTGGATTGTAATAGAATCGTTGAAATAGAAGACAAGTTTTTTAAATGTCAAGACCAAGAAGGTTCTCCTTGGTTTTCGAACTATAGCTTAGTTCATGAATTCTTAATAGATGTTGGGTTCTGCAATTATTGCAATTTGAGTTTTGTGATTTTCTAATTCATCCTTCGTGTATTCTTTTGATTTTTTGTTAGCAATTTTTAGGCTCCATGAGCATATTATGTTAAAATAATACTTCTTTAGTTTTTATTGCATCTTGATTCCTTTAGTTACCTTTAATGCTTAATTTAAAAAATGAAGATAATTTATTACATTTTAGTTTGTTTTTTTGTCAACTTATATTTTTTGAGTCCGCTTAGCGCTCAAAAAATGAAAACCGGAGAGCCACCTCTAAAATCATTTGAGGTTGCTGCAGAATCTTTTGGCGACCTTCAGGTATTAAGGTATGAAGCTCCTGGGTTTAATGAGTTAAGTTTAAAGCAAAAGGAATTGGCATATTACCTCTATGAAGCATCCTTATCAGGAAGAGATATCATATATGACCAAAAGAGCAAGTATGGCATTTTACTAAGAAAGACTATTGAAATAATATATACCAGTTATAAGGGTAATAAAACAACAGCAGCGTGGAAACAATTCAGGGATTATGCTGGACGATTTTGGTTTAGCAATGGAAATCACCATCATTATGGCAATGAGAAGTTTATTCCAGAATGTAGTAATGCATATTTTAAATCATTAGTATTAAATTGTAACACAAGTAAATTACCAAAAAATGCAAAAGAAAGCACTGTTGCATTTTGGAAGCGAATTGAACCTCTATTATATGATTTAAAAGTTGAACCAAAATGTGTCGACTTAAGATCTGGAATCGATAATATCGTAGCCTCAAGTAATAATTTTTACGAAGGTGTAACGCAAAAAGAGGTAGAGGACTTTTATGCTCAATTTCCAACATCAGGAAATTCACCAAGCTGGGGACTTAATTCAAAACTGATTAAAGAGAATGGAAAATTAGTTGAAAAAGTATGGAAAGCAGACGGTATGTATGGAGCGGCAATACGTAAAATTGTGTATTGGTTAGAAGAAGCTGCAAAAGTTGCAGAAAACTCGCAACAAAAGTTAGTTATACAAAAACTAGTAAACTATTATCGAACTGGAAATTTAAAAGATTTTGATGATTATACCATTGAATGGGTAAAAGATACAGCTTCCAGAATTGATTTTGTGAATGGCTTCACGGAAGTTTATTTAGACGCAATTGGTAAAAAAGGAAGCTATGAAAGTATCGTATCATTAAAAGATCTTGAAGCTACAATAAGGATTAAGACAATTGCAGATTATGCGCAATGGTTTGAGGATAATTCACCTTTAATGCAAGAGCATAAAAAGAAAGAAGTAAAAGGAATTACTGCAAAAGCAATTACCGTTTTAGTTGAAAGTGGTGATGCTTCTCCAAGTACACCAATAGGAATTAATCTGCCAAATGCAGATTGGATTCGCAGGGATCATGGAAGCAAATCAGTGTCCTTAAGTAATATCATAAAGAGTTATAATTTAATGAGTGCAAGAAAAGGAACATTAGATGAATTTGCTTATAGTGATGAAGTCATGAGCCGGATTAAAATGTATGGAGCGCTTTCAAGTGATTTACATACAGATATGCATGAATGTATTGGACATGCATCCGGACAAATTAATCCGGGAGTAGAAACTACAGACAAAACATTAAAGAATTATGCAAGTTGTCTGGAAGAAGGGCGTGCAGATTTAGTTGGGCTGTATTATATTATGGATAAAAAACTTTTAGAGATTGGTGTTAGCCCTTCATTGGAGGTCGCAAAAGCGGGTTATGATAATTATATTATGAATGGCTTAATGACACAATTAACACGCATAAAGTTAGGAGACAATATTGAAGAAGCGCATATGCGAAACCGACAGATGAATGCAAACTGGGCATATCAGAAAGGTAAGAAGGACAATGTTATTGAATTTGTCAAAAGGAATGGAAAAACCTATGTAAAAATTAATGATTACGATAAATTGCGCAATTTATTTGGTGATTTATTGCGAGAAATTCAACGGATAAAAAGTGAAGGTGATTTTAAAGCCGGACAAGAACTTGTAGAAAATTATGGTGTAAAAGTAGACCCAGAATTACATAAGGAAATTCTGGAACGTTTTGCAAAATTGGAGTTGAAACCGTATCGTGGGTTTATTCAAGCGAAATTAATACCGATAAAGAAAGGAACTAAAATCATCAATGTAAAAATTGAATATCCTAGCTCTTTCTTTCGTCAAATGATTGAATATGGAAACAAATATGGATATTTACCAGTGCAGAATTAATTGTATTTTAATTTGAAAAAACTTTTTCAAAGAGTCTTTACTTCGATTCCAATTTTCTGATCGTCTAGCCAATCCATTTGATCGTTTAATTTTTCAGAAGTAAATTCAATTGCATCGGCAAGTACTTCATTGCAGATCATTTGTTGGTAATTATTTAAAGTCGCAGATAAGTTTTCAATTTTTTCAACTTTAACCTGTATTCGATCGGTTACATTAAAATTTCGATCTTTCCGGATATTTTGGATTCTATTAATTAATTCTCTTGCATACCCTTCTGCTAATAATTCGTCTGTAATATTAATATCGAGCGCAACTGTAATTTCACCATCATGACTTACTAACCAACCTGGAATATCCTCTGATAGAATGTCGATATCGTCTTTTTGGATTAAATAAATTTGTCCATCAAGTTCAAGAGATACTTCGCCACCTTGTTCAATAGTTTGGATTGTTTGAGCTTCGAAATTTAGAATCATTTCTGAAGCTTCTTTCATATGTTTTCCTAATTTCTTTCCTAAGGTTCTGAAGTTTGCTTTGGCTTTCTTTTTCACTAAACCTGTATCGCCAGAAATATAATTGATTTCTTTTATATTTACTTCTGATTTAATTAATTCTTCTACTTTTTGAATGTCTGATTTTACAGTTTCGTCGAGTATTGGGATTAAAATTTGGTGTAATGGTTGGCGTACACGGATCCGTTGAGCCTTTCTCAAAGACAAAGCTAAAGATGATATTCGTTGTGCGAGATCCATACGTCTTTCTAATGCAAGGTCAATTAAGTTTTCTTGGACTTCAGCTAAATCTGAAAGATGTACAGATTCTTGTGTAAGGGAAAGATTCTTGGATGTAGGATTCTTGCGTAAATTTTCATTTAAATTTCGGTATAACCAATCCGCCATAAAGGGCGCAAGTGAAGCCATCAATTGGGAAGTTCTAATGAGACATTCGTAGAGTGTTTCAAAAGCTGCTTGTTTATCGAAGGATGATTCTGATTTCCAAAATCGTCTTCTGGATAAACGTACAAACCAATTTGAGAGATCATCCGAAACAAATTTTTCGATGAGTCGTGTAGCTTGAGTTGGTTCGTAATCATCCATAAATATTCGATAGGATTTAATTACGTTTTGAAGTCTTGAAAGAATCCATCGATCTAATTCAGTTCGTTGATCAATAGGAATACAGTTTTCTTCGTCGAATGTAAAATTATCTATATTGGCATAAATAGCAAAAAATGAATAAGTATTAAAAAGGGTACCAAAAAATTTATTTCGAACTTCTGTAATTCCTTCCAAGTCAAATTTTAAATTTTCCCAAGGATCTGCATTACTAATAAGGTACCAGCGCGTTGCATCTGCGCCATAATGATTCAGCGTAGTAAATGGATCAATTACATTGCCTTTGCGTTTAGACATTTTTTCACCATTTTTATCTAATACAAGGCCATTTGAAACTACTGCTTTATAAGCCACGCTATCAAAAATCATAGTGGAAATCGCATGTAATGTGTAAAACCAACCTCTTGTTTGGTCAACACCTTCTGCAATGAAATCAGCAGGGAACAAGCCCTTTAAACTTTTCGTATCAAAAGGATAATGTATCTGTGCATAAGGCATGGAGCCAGAATCAAACCATACATCTATAAGGTCTAATTCACGCGTAAGTGTTTCGTTGTTTTCATCAGAAACTAAAACAATCTCATCTATATACGGCCGGTGAATATCTATTGGTAGAATTTGATTTAAATTTAAAACTTGATTTGCTTTTTCAAGTTCAAACTTTAGTTCTTCTAAAGATCCGATACATTTTTCAATACTTCCATCTGAATTTCGCCAAATTGGCAAGGGGATTCCCCAATATCTGGAACGCGATAAATTCCAATCCTGAACATTTTCCAACCAATTTCCAAAACGGCCTGTTCCGGTGGATGCTGGTTTCCATTGAATCGTATTATTTAATTCAATCAATCGATTTTTTACAGCAGTTACACGAATAAACCAACTATCTAATGGATAATATAAAATTGGCTTATCAGTCCTCCAACAATGTGGATAATTATGGGTGTATTTTTGAGAATTTAAGAGCTTTCCTTCCTTTTTTAATTTAATGACAATGCGTTCATCAACAGATAAATATTTGTCTAATCCCAGGCGTATTTTTTCTTTTGCTTTTTCTTCCGGACTTAGATAATCTTCCTTTACATATTCGCCTGAAAAATCATAAACTTCTTTAGTAAA from Saprospiraceae bacterium carries:
- a CDS encoding dihydrofolate reductase, with amino-acid sequence MKIIYYILVCFFVNLYFLSPLSAQKMKTGEPPLKSFEVAAESFGDLQVLRYEAPGFNELSLKQKELAYYLYEASLSGRDIIYDQKSKYGILLRKTIEIIYTSYKGNKTTAAWKQFRDYAGRFWFSNGNHHHYGNEKFIPECSNAYFKSLVLNCNTSKLPKNAKESTVAFWKRIEPLLYDLKVEPKCVDLRSGIDNIVASSNNFYEGVTQKEVEDFYAQFPTSGNSPSWGLNSKLIKENGKLVEKVWKADGMYGAAIRKIVYWLEEAAKVAENSQQKLVIQKLVNYYRTGNLKDFDDYTIEWVKDTASRIDFVNGFTEVYLDAIGKKGSYESIVSLKDLEATIRIKTIADYAQWFEDNSPLMQEHKKKEVKGITAKAITVLVESGDASPSTPIGINLPNADWIRRDHGSKSVSLSNIIKSYNLMSARKGTLDEFAYSDEVMSRIKMYGALSSDLHTDMHECIGHASGQINPGVETTDKTLKNYASCLEEGRADLVGLYYIMDKKLLEIGVSPSLEVAKAGYDNYIMNGLMTQLTRIKLGDNIEEAHMRNRQMNANWAYQKGKKDNVIEFVKRNGKTYVKINDYDKLRNLFGDLLREIQRIKSEGDFKAGQELVENYGVKVDPELHKEILERFAKLELKPYRGFIQAKLIPIKKGTKIINVKIEYPSSFFRQMIEYGNKYGYLPVQN
- a CDS encoding isoleucine--tRNA ligase codes for the protein MIYREVKGLNLPEIDKEILSFWKEQDIFKKSISNRQDAESFVFYEGPPSANGKPGIHHVMARAVKDLFCRYQTLKGKKVHRKGGWDTHGLPIELSVEKELGITKEDIGVKISIDDYNHKCRETVMRYKTEWDDVTVKMGYWVDLDHPYITFENNYIESVWYLLKEIYKKGYLYKGYTIQPFSPAAGTGLSSHELNQPGAYREVKDVSAVALFKLRSESYSTPQNELFNSQQILIAAWTTTPWTLPSNTALAVGEHIDYTLIECYNPYTHELNKIILAKDLVYKWFKQEHEVFDHLIPANEDKKVHFRILIPVIKGKALEGIRYEALFGYATPEEGDAFKILLGDFVSTEDGTGIVHIAPSFGADDMRVAKKYGIGALTLVDKQGRFTKEVYDFSGEYVKEDYLSPEEKAKEKIRLGLDKYLSVDERIVIKLKKEGKLLNSQKYTHNYPHCWRTDKPILYYPLDSWFIRVTAVKNRLIELNNTIQWKPASTGTGRFGNWLENVQDWNLSRSRYWGIPLPIWRNSDGSIEKCIGSLEELKFELEKANQVLNLNQILPIDIHRPYIDEIVLVSDENNETLTRELDLIDVWFDSGSMPYAQIHYPFDTKSLKGLFPADFIAEGVDQTRGWFYTLHAISTMIFDSVAYKAVVSNGLVLDKNGEKMSKRKGNVIDPFTTLNHYGADATRWYLISNADPWENLKFDLEGITEVRNKFFGTLFNTYSFFAIYANIDNFTFDEENCIPIDQRTELDRWILSRLQNVIKSYRIFMDDYEPTQATRLIEKFVSDDLSNWFVRLSRRRFWKSESSFDKQAAFETLYECLIRTSQLMASLAPFMADWLYRNLNENLRKNPTSKNLSLTQESVHLSDLAEVQENLIDLALERRMDLAQRISSLALSLRKAQRIRVRQPLHQILIPILDETVKSDIQKVEELIKSEVNIKEINYISGDTGLVKKKAKANFRTLGKKLGKHMKEASEMILNFEAQTIQTIEQGGEVSLELDGQIYLIQKDDIDILSEDIPGWLVSHDGEITVALDINITDELLAEGYARELINRIQNIRKDRNFNVTDRIQVKVEKIENLSATLNNYQQMICNEVLADAIEFTSEKLNDQMDWLDDQKIGIEVKTL